In bacterium YEK0313, one genomic interval encodes:
- the rplQ gene encoding 50S ribosomal protein L17, with product MRHGKAHRKFNRTAEHRKAMFANMCAALIKHEQIVTTLPKAKDLRPIVEKLVTLGKRGDLHARRQAISQLRDETMVKKLFDVLGPRYQARQGGYTRVLKAGFRHGDNAPVAVIEFVDRDVNAKGQDSGPVQAKADEGEQVAA from the coding sequence ATGCGCCACGGCAAGGCCCACCGTAAATTCAACCGCACGGCGGAGCATCGCAAGGCGATGTTCGCCAATATGTGCGCCGCGCTGATCAAGCACGAGCAGATCGTCACCACTCTGCCGAAGGCGAAGGACCTGCGTCCGATCGTCGAGAAGCTGGTGACCCTCGGCAAGCGGGGCGACCTGCATGCCCGCCGCCAGGCGATCTCGCAGCTGCGCGACGAGACCATGGTCAAGAAGCTGTTCGACGTGCTCGGCCCCCGCTACCAGGCGCGCCAGGGCGGCTATACCCGCGTGCTGAAGGCGGGCTTCCGTCACGGCGACAATGCGCCGGTGGCCGTGATCGAGTTCGTCGACCGCGACGTCAATGCCAAGGGCCAGGATTCGGGCCCGGTGCAGGCGAAGGCGGACGAGGGCGAGCAGGTCGCCGCCTGA
- the rpoA gene encoding DNA-directed RNA polymerase subunit alpha, with the protein MIGETGVKVLQGTRQRPAISEGDTVIQKNWQELIKPEKLNIVAGDDPKRFATATAEPLERGFGVTLGNALRRILMSSLQGAAVSAVQIDGVLHEFSSIAGVREDVTDIILNIKDIAIKMQGDGPKRMVLRKDGPGVVTAGDIQTVGDVVVLNPDLVICTLDEGAAIRMEFTVNTGKGYVPAEKNRAEDAPIGLIPVDSLYSPVKKVSYQVSPTREGQVLDYDKLTLSVETNGSVSPDDAIAYAARILQDQLEIFVNFEEPRKEVVQEQIPDLAFNPALLKKVDELELSVRSANCLKNDNIVYIGDLIQKTEAEMLRTPNFGRKSLNEIKEVLAQMGLHLGMEVSGWPPENIEELAKRFEDHY; encoded by the coding sequence ATGATCGGGGAAACGGGCGTCAAGGTCCTGCAGGGGACGAGACAGCGGCCCGCTATCAGCGAAGGTGATACCGTGATCCAGAAGAACTGGCAGGAACTGATCAAGCCGGAGAAGCTCAACATCGTCGCCGGCGACGACCCGAAGCGTTTCGCGACCGCGACCGCCGAGCCGCTCGAGCGCGGCTTCGGCGTGACGCTCGGCAACGCGCTGCGGCGCATCCTGATGTCGTCGCTCCAGGGCGCAGCCGTTTCGGCCGTCCAGATCGACGGCGTGCTGCACGAGTTCTCGTCGATTGCCGGCGTGCGTGAGGACGTCACCGACATCATCCTCAACATCAAGGACATCGCCATCAAGATGCAGGGCGATGGACCGAAGCGCATGGTCCTGCGCAAGGACGGCCCGGGTGTCGTCACCGCCGGCGACATTCAGACGGTCGGCGACGTCGTGGTGCTGAACCCCGACCTCGTGATCTGCACCCTCGACGAGGGCGCGGCGATCCGCATGGAGTTCACCGTCAACACCGGCAAGGGCTACGTGCCGGCCGAGAAGAACCGGGCCGAGGACGCGCCGATCGGGCTCATTCCGGTCGACAGCCTCTACTCGCCGGTCAAGAAGGTCTCGTACCAGGTCTCGCCGACCCGCGAAGGCCAGGTGCTCGACTACGACAAGCTCACCCTGTCGGTGGAAACCAACGGCTCGGTGAGCCCGGACGATGCCATCGCCTATGCGGCGCGCATCCTGCAGGACCAGCTCGAAATCTTCGTGAACTTCGAGGAGCCGCGCAAGGAAGTGGTCCAGGAGCAGATCCCGGATCTCGCCTTCAACCCGGCGCTCCTGAAGAAGGTCGACGAGCTCGAACTGTCGGTCCGCTCGGCGAACTGCCTGAAGAACGACAACATCGTCTATATCGGCGACCTGATCCAGAAGACGGAAGCGGAAATGCTCCGCACTCCGAATTTCGGCCGCAAGTCGCTGAACGAAATCAAGGAAGTGCTTGCCCAGATGGGCCTCCACCTCGGGATGGAGGTTTCGGGCTGGCCGCCGGAAAATATCGAAGAGCTGGCCAAGCGCTTCGAGGACCACTACTGA
- the rpsK gene encoding 30S ribosomal protein S11, whose amino-acid sequence MAKEATRVRRRERKNIASGVCHVNASFNNTMITITDAQGNTIAWSSAGTMGFKGSRKSTPYAAQVAAEDAARKATEHGMRTVEVEVSGPGSGRESALRALQAAGFTVTSIRDVTPIPHNGCRPRKRRRV is encoded by the coding sequence ATGGCCAAGGAAGCCACACGCGTTCGCCGCCGCGAGCGCAAGAACATCGCATCGGGCGTCTGCCACGTGAATGCGTCGTTCAACAACACGATGATCACGATCACCGATGCCCAGGGCAATACCATTGCCTGGTCGTCGGCCGGCACGATGGGCTTCAAGGGCTCGCGTAAGTCGACCCCCTACGCCGCCCAGGTCGCCGCCGAAGACGCCGCCCGCAAAGCCACCGAGCACGGCATGCGGACCGTCGAGGTCGAGGTCTCCGGTCCGGGTTCGGGCCGTGAATCGGCGCTGCGCGCCCTGCAGGCCGCCGGCTTCACCGTCACCTCGATCCGCGACGTGACGCCGATCCCGCACAACGGCTGCCGCCCGCGCAAGCGTCGGCGCGTCTGA
- the rpsM gene encoding 30S ribosomal protein S13, with product MARIAGVNIPTNKRTVIALQYIHGIGAKFAAEICEKVKIPAERRVNQLTDQEVLQIREVIDRDYMVEGDLRREVSMNIKRLMDLGCYRGLPHRKGLPVRGQRTHTNARTRKGPAKAIAGKKK from the coding sequence ATGGCTCGTATCGCGGGTGTCAATATCCCGACCAACAAGCGCACCGTCATTGCGCTGCAATACATTCACGGCATCGGCGCGAAGTTCGCCGCCGAGATCTGCGAAAAAGTCAAGATCCCGGCCGAGCGTCGGGTCAACCAGCTGACCGACCAGGAAGTGCTGCAGATCCGCGAAGTCATCGACCGCGACTACATGGTCGAAGGCGACCTGCGTCGTGAAGTGTCGATGAACATCAAGCGCCTGATGGACCTTGGCTGCTATCGCGGCCTGCCTCACCGCAAGGGCCTGCCGGTCCGCGGCCAGCGCACCCACACCAATGCCCGCACCCGCAAGGGTCCCGCCAAGGCGATCGCCGGCAAGAAGAAGTAA
- the adk gene encoding Adenylate kinase, which yields MKLILLGPPGAGKGTQAQRLVDRHGIVQLSTGDMLRAAVKAGTPVGLKAKDVMARGELVSDEIVVGIIEDRIAEPDCARGFILDGFPRTVGQAEALDAMLGRHGLKLDAVIELVVDEAILLQRIETRVAEMTARGEPVRPDDNAAALHKRLEAYRAQTAPVSHYYATKGTLHTVDGMAPIDDVTQAIAAILEA from the coding sequence ATGAAACTGATTCTGCTCGGGCCTCCCGGAGCGGGGAAGGGGACCCAAGCACAGCGCCTGGTCGATCGGCACGGGATCGTGCAGCTGTCGACGGGCGACATGCTGCGGGCGGCGGTGAAGGCCGGCACGCCCGTCGGGCTGAAGGCCAAGGACGTGATGGCGCGCGGCGAGCTCGTCTCCGACGAGATCGTGGTCGGCATCATCGAGGACCGGATCGCCGAGCCCGACTGCGCCAGAGGTTTCATCCTGGACGGCTTCCCGCGCACGGTCGGGCAGGCCGAGGCGCTCGATGCCATGCTCGGCCGCCATGGGCTGAAGCTGGATGCGGTGATCGAGCTCGTCGTCGACGAGGCGATCCTGCTGCAGCGCATCGAGACGCGCGTCGCCGAGATGACCGCGCGCGGCGAGCCGGTGCGGCCGGACGACAACGCCGCCGCGCTGCACAAGCGCCTGGAGGCCTATCGGGCCCAGACGGCGCCGGTATCGCACTACTATGCCACCAAGGGCACACTGCACACGGTCGACGGCATGGCGCCGATCGACGACGTGACGCAGGCGATCGCGGCGATCCTCGAGGCGTGA
- the secY gene encoding Protein translocase subunit SecY: MASAAEQLAANLNFGALAKAEDLKKRIWFTLGALLVYRIGTYIPLPGIDPEALRQIFTSSQGGVLAMFNVFAGGAVGRMAIFALNIMPYISASIIIQLLTAVVPELEKLKKEGEMGRKQLNQYTRYLTVVLAVFQSWGISAGLQSSGQIVANPGLFFMITTVITLTGGTMFMMWLGEQITQRGIGNGISLIIFAGIVAELPSVLAQAFELGRQGVLSTPLLLGLLILIVVTVAVIVFCERAQRRLLIQYPKRQVGNKVFEGNSSHLPLKLNTAGVIPPIFASSLLLLPTTALSFQANPPEWLRLMSQLLGHGQPLFLALYLLLIVFFCFFYTAIVFNPQETADNLRKYGGFIPGIRPGEKTAAYIDYVLTRITVIGAAYIALVCLIPELMIAQLGQSFYLLGGTSLLIVVTVTMDTVAQVQGYLLAHQYEGLVKKSQLRGKRR; this comes from the coding sequence ATGGCATCGGCAGCGGAACAATTGGCCGCCAACCTGAATTTCGGCGCCCTGGCCAAGGCCGAGGACCTGAAGAAGCGCATCTGGTTCACCCTCGGCGCGCTGCTCGTCTACCGGATCGGCACCTATATCCCGCTGCCGGGAATCGATCCGGAAGCGCTCCGCCAGATCTTCACCTCGTCGCAGGGCGGGGTGCTCGCGATGTTCAACGTGTTCGCCGGTGGCGCCGTCGGGCGCATGGCGATCTTCGCGCTGAACATCATGCCGTATATCTCGGCCTCCATCATCATCCAGCTTCTGACCGCCGTCGTTCCCGAGCTCGAAAAGCTCAAGAAGGAAGGCGAGATGGGCCGCAAGCAGCTCAACCAGTACACCCGCTATCTGACGGTGGTGCTGGCGGTGTTCCAGTCCTGGGGCATTTCGGCGGGCCTGCAGTCCTCCGGCCAGATCGTCGCCAATCCCGGCTTGTTCTTCATGATCACCACGGTGATCACGCTGACCGGCGGCACCATGTTCATGATGTGGCTCGGCGAGCAGATCACCCAGCGCGGCATCGGCAACGGCATCTCGCTGATCATCTTCGCCGGCATCGTGGCGGAACTGCCGAGCGTTCTGGCCCAGGCCTTCGAGCTCGGCCGCCAGGGCGTCCTGTCGACGCCGCTGCTGCTCGGCCTGCTCATCCTGATCGTCGTCACCGTCGCGGTGATCGTGTTCTGCGAGCGCGCCCAGCGCCGGCTGCTGATCCAGTATCCGAAGCGCCAGGTCGGCAACAAGGTGTTCGAGGGCAATTCCTCGCACCTGCCGCTGAAGCTCAACACGGCCGGCGTCATCCCGCCGATCTTCGCCTCCTCTCTGCTGCTGCTGCCGACCACCGCGCTGTCGTTCCAGGCCAATCCGCCGGAATGGCTGCGCCTGATGTCGCAGCTGCTCGGCCATGGCCAGCCGCTGTTCCTGGCGCTCTATCTGCTGCTGATCGTGTTCTTCTGCTTCTTCTACACCGCGATCGTGTTCAATCCGCAGGAGACGGCCGACAATCTGCGCAAATATGGCGGCTTCATTCCGGGCATCCGGCCGGGCGAGAAGACGGCGGCCTATATCGACTATGTGCTGACCCGCATCACGGTGATCGGCGCCGCCTATATCGCGCTGGTCTGCCTCATTCCGGAGCTGATGATCGCCCAGCTCGGCCAGAGCTTCTATCTGCTCGGCGGCACGTCGCTGCTGATCGTCGTGACCGTCACGATGGATACGGTCGCTCAGGTCCAAGGTTACCTTCTGGCTCACCAGTACGAAGGACTGGTCAAGAAATCCCAACTGCGGGGGAAGCGTCGATGA
- the rplO gene encoding 50S ribosomal protein L15, translating into MKLVDLKDNEGAVKRRIRVGRGIGSGKGKTAGRGVKGQKSRSGVAIKGFEGGQMPLHRRLPKRGFNNIFRPDYVEVTLGRIQRALDAGKLKPGAIDEAGLVAAGVVRRSRDGIRVVATGEIKAAVQLTVHGASSGAVAAVEKAGGSITVLKPKAEAAA; encoded by the coding sequence ATGAAACTCGTCGACTTGAAGGACAATGAAGGCGCCGTAAAGCGCCGGATCCGCGTCGGCCGCGGCATCGGCTCGGGCAAGGGCAAGACCGCTGGCCGTGGCGTCAAGGGCCAGAAGTCCCGCTCGGGCGTTGCGATCAAGGGCTTCGAGGGTGGCCAGATGCCGCTCCATCGGCGCCTGCCGAAGCGCGGTTTCAACAACATCTTCCGCCCCGACTATGTCGAGGTGACGCTGGGCCGCATTCAGCGCGCGCTGGATGCCGGCAAGCTGAAGCCGGGCGCCATCGATGAGGCGGGCCTCGTGGCCGCCGGCGTCGTGCGTCGTTCGCGCGACGGCATCCGGGTGGTCGCGACCGGCGAGATCAAGGCTGCCGTGCAGCTCACCGTCCACGGTGCGTCCTCGGGGGCCGTCGCGGCGGTCGAGAAGGCCGGCGGATCGATCACCGTGCTGAAGCCGAAGGCCGAAGCGGCTGCCTGA
- the rpmD gene encoding 50S ribosomal protein L30 yields MTKKTVTLEQIASPIRREGSQQATLIGLKLNKLHRRATLEDTPAVRGMIAKVAHLVKVVEG; encoded by the coding sequence ATGACCAAGAAGACCGTCACGCTGGAGCAGATCGCATCGCCCATTCGCCGCGAAGGTTCGCAGCAGGCGACGCTGATCGGCCTCAAGCTGAACAAACTGCACCGCCGTGCCACGCTGGAGGATACTCCGGCCGTCCGCGGCATGATCGCGAAGGTGGCTCACCTCGTGAAAGTGGTCGAGGGCTGA